TGGCCCTCGATGACGATCTTGTCGATCTCCGGGTGCTGCTGGATGACCCGGGCGATCTGGTCCAGCATCTTGTAGGAACGGCGCTGGATGATGGCCTTGTTGGTGGCGAAGAACACCGCCTGCTTGATCTCCAGCTTGCCCTTCTGGATGGCCACGAGCTGCTCCTGCTGCGGAGGGCAGCCCTGGTTGGTGACCACGCCCTTCTCCTGGGGGCAGTTGTCCAGGTGGTCCGACACCGTGTCGCCGTCCGTGTCCTTCGGCGCGCAGCCGCGCAGCTCCACCAGTCCGGCCTCCGTCGGGCAGGCGTCACGCTCGTCGACGACACCGTCGCCATCCGTGTCCTTCACCGGGCAGCCCTGACGCGCGGCCGGGCCCGCCTCGCGGGGGCACTTGTCCGCGGTGTCCTCGATGCCATCCCCGTCCCTGTCCTTCACCGGGCAGCCCTGGTCCGCGGCCAGACCCGGCTCCTTGGGGCACTTGTCCGCGGAGTCCGCGACGCCATCCCCGTCCGTGTCCTTCTCCCCGGCGCAGCCCTGGTTCTCGGCCGGACCCGGCTCGCGGGGGCACCGGTCCACCGAGTCGTCCAGGCCGTCGCCATCCGTGTCCTTCACCGGGCAGCCCTTGCGCGAGGCCGGACCCGGCTCGTTGGGGCACGCGTCCTCGCTGTTGGGTACGCCGTCGCCGTCGTCATCGCGCGGCCCGACGTCCGGGGGCTCGGAGCCACCCAGGGCCACGCCGAGCAGCACGCGGAAGGAGGGCGTGCCCGGCGTATCTCCGAAGCCCGGTCCGCCCAGCGCGTAGGCCTCCGCCAGGCTGCCCAACGGCAGCCGGACGCCGGCCAGCAGCTCCAGGGACTTCGGCTGGCGGGTGAGTGGCAGCGTGCCTCGCACGTTGAGCTCTCCGCGCAGCCCGCGGCCCGTGGTGGCGAGCACCGCGCCCAGGTGCACCTCGTTGCCCACCTCGTCCCGGACGGTCTCGTCGTTGATGAGCGTGACGGTGGGCCGGATCATCGCGCCCGCCTCCACACCGGCGCGGATCAGCCCGAAGCGCCGGCCCAGCATCAGCCTGGGCGAGAACCGGAAGGTGCTGTCCCGGGAGATCGTCTCCTCACTGCCCACGGGAAGCCCCACGCCCAGGTCGACGGCCAGGTCCAACGGCGCATCGCGCCGCTGCGAGAGCAGCCCCACCCGCACGTTCACCGAGGGCGTGGACAGGCCCGTCCGGGCGGGCGACGAGATGCCCTGGGCGGTCAGGTCGTCTCCCCGCTGCCAGACCACCAGGGGCACCTGGAGTCCCAGCTCCAGCCACCGCAGCGGAGCCCAGGCCAGCAGCAGGTGCGCCATGGCCCGGTCCCCCACCACGGAGCCCACCGGGGTCTCGTCCGCGTACAGCACCAGGGGGTCCTTCTCGTAGTGCCCCAGCAGCGAGAGGCGGAACCCTCCCGGTTCCATCAGCTCGCCGGT
This is a stretch of genomic DNA from Archangium violaceum. It encodes these proteins:
- a CDS encoding OmpA family protein; its protein translation is MSYTKPRPPLRSAEYVRLSALATLLLASTALAQSTTSLPRFELERLELNPNGRGSLVMGTGELMEPGGFRLSLLGHYEKDPLVLYADETPVGSVVGDRAMAHLLLAWAPLRWLELGLQVPLVVWQRGDDLTAQGISSPARTGLSTPSVNVRVGLLSQRRDAPLDLAVDLGVGLPVGSEETISRDSTFRFSPRLMLGRRFGLIRAGVEAGAMIRPTVTLINDETVRDEVGNEVHLGAVLATTGRGLRGELNVRGTLPLTRQPKSLELLAGVRLPLGSLAEAYALGGPGFGDTPGTPSFRVLLGVALGGSEPPDVGPRDDDGDGVPNSEDACPNEPGPASRKGCPVKDTDGDGLDDSVDRCPREPGPAENQGCAGEKDTDGDGVADSADKCPKEPGLAADQGCPVKDRDGDGIEDTADKCPREAGPAARQGCPVKDTDGDGVVDERDACPTEAGLVELRGCAPKDTDGDTVSDHLDNCPQEKGVVTNQGCPPQQEQLVAIQKGKLEIKQAVFFATNKAIIQRRSYKMLDQIARVIQQHPEIDKIVIEGHTDNVGNPEVNRKLSLARAESVRDYLVKKGVEPSRLEARGFGPDRPLLPNKTSRGRAANRRVAFTIVNPDSEQ